The Streptomyces sp. NBC_00659 genomic interval CACCCAGCTCGGCCTCGGCTACTCGCCGCTCAAGGCGGGCCTGGTGATGGTGCCCTGGTCGGGCGGCATGATCGTCGGCTTCGGTATCGCCCAGGGAGTGGTCCGGTTCGGCCGGACCGTGCTCCAGGCGGGCGCGCTGGTCATGGCGCTCGGTGTCTTCGGCGTCTGGCTGACCCTCGACCAGGTGGGGTCCGGCGTCGGCCCCTGGCAGCTCCTGCCCTCGCTGCTCGTCACGGGCATCGGGATGGGCCTGCTCATGGCCCCGTTCTTCGACATCGTGCTCGCCAGCGTGGAACAGCACGAGACGGGGTCGGCGTCCGGAACGATGACCGCGGTCCAGCAGCTCGGCGGCGCCTTCGGCGTGGCCATCCTCGGCACGGTGTTCTTCGGTCTGCTGGGCGGCGGGATCGCCACCGCCGTCGACCACCGCTCGGACGACCTGCGAGGACAGCTGACCGCCGCGCATGTCGCACCCGCGGCCCAGGAACGCATCGTGTCCGGCCTGCGCACCTGCACCTCGGACCGTGCCACGGCCAAGGACCCCGCCGCGACCCCTGCGTCCTGCGCGCGCCTGGAGAAGGACACCCGGTCCGCCGTCACCTCGCCCGAGGACGGCGCCCGGATACCCGCCGCGCTGCAGGCCACCGCGTCGTCGGCCTTCCGGAGCGGTTTCGGCTCCGTCATGCAGACGCTGCTCTGGATCGTCGACGGCATGCTGGCCCTGACGTTCCTGCTCGCGTTCCTCCTGCCGCGCCACGCGCGCCCCGAGGAATCCGCCGGACACTGAGCCCCGGCGGCGCCGACGCCGGCGATGTCACCTTCGGCTTCGGCTTCGGTGAACCGCAATGGCTTCGGTGAACGGCAACGGCTTCGGTGAACGGAACGGCCGGGCACTCCCCAGGGGGTGCCCGGCCATCCCGGTTTATGTGCGGTCGGCACCCGGGCCGACACCCGGGGCCAACCCCGAGCCGGTGCGCGCGGAGCGCGACGCGTACCGTGCAAGCGGGTGGACACGCGCCCGGGAGGGCGAGAACCGGTGATCCGGGCGCGTCACCCCGCGGCACCGCTCACCCGGCGGCCCCGCCGTCACACCCGACCGACGTGCCCGTCCGCACGTCCGGAACCGTCCCGAACCGTCTCGGACTACCCGCACCGTCCCGGAGGAACGAGCCCGTGCTCACGTCGTACGCAGCCCACTTCGACACACCCGCCGGGTATCTCGACTTCGCACGGTTCGGCCCGCCGTCACGGGACGCCGTGGCCGCCACCGCGCGAGCCATGGAGGAGTCCGCCCGCGCAGATCACACCACCGTGGACGGCCTGATGCGCGCGGAAGCGGTCGCACGGGACACGGCCGCGCGTCTCGCGGGCACCGACAGCCGGCACACCGTACTGCTCCCCAACGCCTCCACCGGACTGTTCCACGCCGCCCTCGGCATCCCGGAGGGTGTGGTCCTCGCGCCGCGCTCCGACTTCCCCGCCAACCACTATCCGTGGCGCCGTACCGCCGACCTGGGCCGGGCCACACCCCGCTGGCTCGACCCGGCGACCGGCGGCGGGGTCACCCCCGAACTGGTCCGTGCCGCCCTGACCGACGACGTCGTCGCCCTGTCCGTCAGCGCCGTCGACTTCCGCACCGGATTCCGCGTCGACCTCGCGGCACTGCGCGAGACGATCGGACCGGACCGGCTGCTGATCGTGGACGCCATCCAGGCGTTCGGCGTGGCCGCGATGGACTGGAACGCGGCCGACGTGGTGGTGGCGGGCGGTCAGAAGTGGCTGCGCGCGGGCTGGGCGACCGGTTTCGCGGCACTGTCCGACCGCGCGCTGGAGTCCCTGGAACCGGTCCTCACCGGCTGGACGGGCGTCGAGGACGTCGGTCTCTTCGACGGCGCGGAACACCCGCCCGCGACGGACGCGCGGCGATGGTCGATCACCAATCTCAGCCCGGTGACGGCCGCCGCGTTCGCCGCCGCGCTGGACCTCGTGGAGCGACACACCGTCACGGCGATCGAGGCCGCCATCGCCACCCGGATCGCCGAACTCACCGAGGCCGTCGCCGCACACGGCGGCCGCGTCCTCTCCCCCGCCGACCCGGCACGCCGCGCGGGCATCCTCTCCTTCACCATGCCGGACCACGATCCGTCCGTCGTCGCGAAGGCTCTGCACGCCGAGGGCGTCACCCCGACAGTGCGCGCCGACTCGCTCCGGCTCTCCCCGCACGCGTCGACCCCGCCGGAGGCTTCCGAACGGGTGGCGGCGGCCCTGTCGTCGCTGGGGAACTGAGTCCGCTTCAGCCCAGAGATACGGCGGGACAGTTCCGCCTCGGCTCCTGGAGCGCCGGCCCGAATCGAAGCGCATCGGGGCGAGGCGGAGGTTCCGACGACCGCACCACCAGCACGCCGGATCGAGCTCCGGCGCCCGGCTCAGCCGCACATGCCCATGCCCGTAGCCGCCATAGGGCGAGTGGCCGGCAGGGAAACCCGTACGCTGCGAGGGTGACCCGCATGATCGTGGCAGCAGGAGGAGGGGGCGACGCAGTCGCCGCCGCAATGCTCGACGCAGCCCTCTACGGGGGTGACGACCGTCCGGCGGTGATCCTCACGTACGCGTGGGACCGCCTCCTGATCGACCCTGTGCCGGGACCCCGAGGACCGGAGAACTTCACGGGTCTGCGTTCCCTCACGCGAAGCGTCTGGACCGTCCCTGCCGACGCGAAGCCCATCGCCCCCGCAGGCTCGACCCTCCCTCGCCTGGCAGCCGAACTCCCCCACACCTTCGCCCTGATCGACCCCCTGCACGGCGCCGAGGGCATCACACGCCAGCTCGAAGAACTCGTCGAGCACCTGGCCCCCGAGTCCATCGACCTCCTGGACGTGGGCGGCGACATCCTCGCCAAGGGCGACGAGCCCACCCTGCGCAGCCCGCTCGGCGACGCCCTCACCCTGGCCGCTTGCTGCCAAGTCAACGCGCCGGTCAGGCTCCTGGTCGCCGGTCCCGGCCTGGACGGAGAACTCCCCGCAGAGCTTCTGGCCGACCGAATGGACCCCGCAACCCTGACGCTCACGGCCGAGCACGTCGAACCGATCAGCTCAGTCCTGGAATGGCACCCGTCCGAGGTGACCGCGATGCTGGCAGCCACAGCCCGCGGAGTACGCGGATTCTGCGAAATCAGGGACGCCGGCCTCCCGGTCCCGCTCACCGACGAAGGCCCCACCGTCCACGAAGCGGACCTGAACGACGCCCTCAACC includes:
- a CDS encoding aminotransferase class V-fold PLP-dependent enzyme — protein: MLTSYAAHFDTPAGYLDFARFGPPSRDAVAATARAMEESARADHTTVDGLMRAEAVARDTAARLAGTDSRHTVLLPNASTGLFHAALGIPEGVVLAPRSDFPANHYPWRRTADLGRATPRWLDPATGGGVTPELVRAALTDDVVALSVSAVDFRTGFRVDLAALRETIGPDRLLIVDAIQAFGVAAMDWNAADVVVAGGQKWLRAGWATGFAALSDRALESLEPVLTGWTGVEDVGLFDGAEHPPATDARRWSITNLSPVTAAAFAAALDLVERHTVTAIEAAIATRIAELTEAVAAHGGRVLSPADPARRAGILSFTMPDHDPSVVAKALHAEGVTPTVRADSLRLSPHASTPPEASERVAAALSSLGN
- a CDS encoding DUF1152 domain-containing protein, producing MIVAAGGGGDAVAAAMLDAALYGGDDRPAVILTYAWDRLLIDPVPGPRGPENFTGLRSLTRSVWTVPADAKPIAPAGSTLPRLAAELPHTFALIDPLHGAEGITRQLEELVEHLAPESIDLLDVGGDILAKGDEPTLRSPLGDALTLAACCQVNAPVRLLVAGPGLDGELPAELLADRMDPATLTLTAEHVEPISSVLEWHPSEVTAMLAATARGVRGFCEIRDAGLPVPLTDEGPTVHEADLNDALNRNELARAILATETLAEAEQHSREICGYSEIDYERNKANWLDSRPEQKIDPEATLRRLDQFEAQARDRGNTHTTFRRITEALGLNGKQRQDLRALLLRSRPEQYEAPLWRFT